The window tatgattttaatatttgtatggtacattatcttatatatatatatatatatatatatatataatatatatatatatatatatatatatatatatatattgtttttatatttttaagaaagccAATCTATCTGCACTCCACAGCTTCACATTTCAAATCAATATATGCAGATCCCCAATACAGTCCCTTCTTtctattaaaaactaaaaaaaaaaatttaaataattattggGCAAAATATAATGTGGTGGGCCTCTTGGAGGAGAGGAAGGAGTGGATCTCCTAGGATTGAGGTTGAGTCCTGCCCAAAGGGTTTTAGCCTTGAGCGGGGAATCGAGCCCAGACCCAAGCCTCTATGTTGAgttgcaatttttatttatccatatattattttttatgatttaatgaatatatttaaaGATTACTCTTTTTTTAGGTCTCAAATCTTTAGTAGATATAATTTTGGGTTGTTAATGACATTTTTTAGTGTCGGGGCTTTGTTAGTTTAAGGGTTTTCTTacaccatttttattttgattttaaactaaataatgattaaatgatGTACGATATTCAACCTTtcttatttatgatatatgtgacctttttgtaaaaagaaaaaaaaataaaaaaattatatttttttaataaacatttgAATAccaagagaggaaaaaaaaggaaaagaataacgaggaatggttaaaaaaaaattggttagtaaaatttagaaaaatgttttttttcaagtatttaaaagtatatttaGTATTGTTTCCCAAACCTTTTCTcgtaataaattataaaaaagttttgaGTTATAAAAAGTTTGTCgtatatattttttgagttaaaaagttattttctattttaatgagcaataattattaaacaaagcttaattttaaatttgctCGACTCCCATTAAGAATCTAATCAAAGAAggactttataattttataccctttttcttttcttttattttcttttcatccaaCCTTTCTCATAATAAATATAccataaaaaaaggaaaagaaaagaaaagaaattatatggcatataaatatatgtgtttatttatttaattaatttgccTTCTAGTCGGTGAAAAAGAGTTTGACCTACAATTAGCATACAAGAGTCCACTTGGTGCATAGAAATAGAATCCTCGTAAAAGAGTCTTTGTTTTCTTCGTGtatttgtctttgttttcaTCTAATCCTGGGCCGACAACCtgcacaacaaaaaaaaaaggctccgATGCCTAAGTCAGcaacataattaaatatatgtaattataaaaaatattttgatgatgTATACATACCTTGACCGAATGATGAATTACGGTTGATCATCCTAttaaacaagataataataattttgttattattttaatcaatgtTATATCTTTCTAACAAAATAGTCCAAGCTCTCCCATAATTGTCTCTAATACACATAACATTTAGAGCACCTAAAGGTACAAATTGTTACATATTtcctataaattattatatgtaaCAAATACTCTTTAAATTTGTCAAAATCCTCCATTAATATAATCCAAGTTCTCTCCAcgaatatcatattttttgtcTCCAATTTCTTTGCTATTGAAAATGCTTCATGACACAAAATCATCAATATAGTCGAGTAATTATTGTATCcaatatatttcataaatacTCCTCAAATTTACAAATCGTCCATCATTTAGTTCGAGTATTAGTATTTCTAAATAATTGATACATCTAATAAATACTCTTCAAATTCTTGAAAGTCTTCCATAAATATAATCTAagtccacaaaaaaaaaacaaagaaatcccTTTTTCTCCTTAGGGAAtctaaaattcataaaatcaatcatttcttcaaacCACTAACCTTCACTAATAAAATACTAACAAATCTCCCATGGCCAAATCTAAAATTTATCCATTTAGTCTCCAAGTATTTTCTATCACCAAAATCCGGTCCTAATTTCCtcaaaattcttcaaatttatcaaaatctttCATTGTCCAAACTCTATTATGAATGACACTTTttctaataaacaaatttgtctTCTCCGATTCACTTAATACCAAAAGTTctcaatgatataaaattttcttaaatgatATATTGTCATCAATATCTCATAGTGCTAATGTATAGCCATCAAATACTCTTTAAATTTGTCAAAATCTTCCCATCCTCTGCTCATATTTTCTATGAAACTTCCAATTTGTTTCAATTAAACACCCAAACAATGAACCTTCACCAATAAGTTACTAACAAATTTGTCATAACGAAATCCAAAATTAACACATCTAACATCCAAAAATTTCATATCATCAAAATCTCAACTTAATGTTCTCAAGGTAAAAGATGAAAttcatgatatatataaaactaataGTATCTCCATAATTAATTACAtccaaatttataattatatgcaCTAACcatccaaaattcaaataactTCAAACACCTAATTTCTTTTAATCTGAAAGTCCAACCACAAACAAATTTCCAATAAGCATATCCAAAATTTGTAACTATAGCCCAATTTTATGCCACTAAAAGACTAATTTATTTGACGAGTATGCTCTCAATAAGTCATAATCTCCCCACTATAAGCATATCCAGCACAATCAAACCTCATCCAAAATTCccacaaaaataagaaaagtagaataagaaaatttgaaaaatatacacaaaaatagtAAGTTGCAAAGgacaaaggagaaaaagaaaaaaaaacttccaaagTTAAAATACAACCggaaaaattgaataaaaaattggatgaaggccaaaattaccaaaaaaaaaaaaaaaaaaaaaaccaaaaacaacggaaattgaaaatatagggTAGTGaataaagcctttttttttttcatagactGGATGAGACAAAAGAGCAAAAAGACTTTTGAAAAAATGGGCAGAggtcaaaatttaaaaattaaaaatatgcaaCGGtgaataaacctttttttttctttttatttatatcaaaaacaTTATTAGAGCCTCTTGAAAGCTATTCAAGAATTTTACTTTGGTTcacccaaattttttttttaattaaaaaaaaatgcatgagtgaataagttttttttttctttctcttcttcttctaattttttcccttcaatATTGTTTAAACCTCttgaaatcaatttaatttttccccaaattaataataaaaaaattgaatatttgattAAAGTGACAGTAAACCATCAATTTCATTCTTTCAAATATtcaccaaaattcaaataacccaaaaatgaattaaagaaCAATTCTTAGACTCAAgctcaaaaatttcaattattaagtAGCCTAATGTCTAGGATTTTGAGAAGATTAAGGTTTGTTTCACTAGCAATAAACTAAATAATACCACAAATAAATACTACCATATGTAAAGGATAATGCAAACACAAGTTCAATAAAGTCGCATAACTATAGCATTGATATAATTGTATAAGATTCACCATCTTCGACTCATAGAAATGTAAATGCAAAACTTGTGCTTAGGACTTTTTTGATTTTCTGCTCAACTCCCCATTTATTGCTATTTTTgttcctctcttttttctttttcttttttatgagaAATGACGGTTTACACGCTTAGTTGATTCATTGCCATCCAAGGTGACCTTTTTCATTTTCGAGagtgtttccatttttttttttagaaaagtgaCGGCTTACACGCTCAAGTGATTCATTGCCACCCGAGGTAGCCTTTTCCACTTTTTAGGAAACTTAATGTATGAAAGAGGAGCATACTAACGATTTTTCCACCACACTCCTTCTACACTCACATTTTCTTCAAGTCTAGCATGGATCATCAAAGGTAATAATGAACAATTGTCATAGATATTTGTCTTCGTCTTACTAGCATTGAACAAtgaatatatagatatagattgTGTTTATAAGcagattatttcaattttattacatGAAGACAAAACTTAACCTATATTAGAACCTAGAACATTAGGCTTacttttttactattatttaagTAAAGCTCAAGTCTTGAATATGAACATTTAATCCctttttgagaaatttgaattgaagtgaaaattgaaattcacttttttttttttttttttggggggggggggggtttgaTTCTATTGAAGATTGAGAAGAGTAAGAAAGTGAAACAATGCTAAGATGATGTAAAACAAGCAACATGCttggcttgtttttttttttttcaatttatttatttttatgagtaAGAACAATAAAAAACCAGAATTCTAAaatgctgaaaaaaaaaaaaaaaaggaaaaaaaaatgaaatattgagTTGAGTGGGATTTTGTAacattttcatttctaaaaagctaaaaaaaaactaaaaattgggATATTCCGTTGGGTTGAATTTTTCAACATGCTTggcatgttttttattttctaaaactaaaaaaaaaaacaaaactaaaaacgAAAGGAAggtaaaacataaaaaatgaaaaaaaaactaaaaattgggATATTGAGTGAtgtgttttcattttttctaggaaaaaaaaaaaaaaaagaagaaaataactaaaaattgaGATAATCCTGATAAATGTTATAACTAGACACTGTTCACAtgcggattttttttttttttttttttaaatcctaaaaacaaaagaaagtaaCTAATAATCTTGATAAATGGTATGACTCTAAAACACGATTcacatggattttttttttcaaatgattttttttattaatagaaatgattgaaatttaaaataaaaaataaaaaaaatcactcaaTAGGTCAAACAAACAAGGACTCCAACCAAACACTAAAAACAATGACATAACCCTAAGAGAAATATAATAGCAAAGAAGAACACAAAAATGAACAAAGTGAAATCACATACacaatttttaaagagaaaaaaaaatgagaacagGAATAAGAATGATATATATAGTTACCGCCCTTGTGTCGTTTTGGTGCTTGCTCTTGCTGTCCTTCTAAAATCCAAGTATCTCCATGGGTGGTACAATGTGTGCAACTACCACAGTGATATCATCAGGTTTCCCACCATTTTTAAGATATCCTTCTATCATTGCCGCTCTTGAATATGGGGAATCGCCATCTTTGTGCCGTGAATTCTTCAAAGCCAACTTTGCGAATGAGCGGGCCAATACCTCTGGCTCCAAACAGCTTTCTTTTTTACATACAACCTTTATAACATCCTCTATCTCACTTGCAAACACATTGTCGAATAGTCCATCAGTTCCGGCCACCATAACATCTCCTGCCTTTACCCCAATTGTAAGCTCCTGCAGGTAAAATGTTTATGAAATGATCCGGCAAGAGTACTTTGGtgatgttcttaaaaactaattttagtatagaaactatttttcaatgaaaaaaaaatcgtgcatctaattttagaaagtgtttttaagattcgcccaaaaaaacatataaaatgtaAACATTccaaaaaggtaaaaaataaaattcacttGTAACCCATCCTAcctaagattaaaaaaataaaaaagaaagaaagaaagaaagaaaattatgaacTTAGGATTAGGTAACCGATCTTactaagatttaaaaaaaaaaaaaaaaaaaaaaaaaaaacaaagaaagaaaataataaacttaataCAAGGTACAAATTTAGGTACCTCTGCTACACTTGGATCATCACTTCTCTTTCCCAGTTGATATGGAGAATTAAAACGATGTTGTTGTACGGGTGACTTATATATCAGATCTCCATCTCTAAATAGCATGATTCCACTGTCTCCAACGTTGACAACATGCAAGTactataaaataacaataatagttaaaacataataaatataacataattgatttaaaaagaaatttttatatatatttgaatttataaattgattAGATTACATACCTCATTCGTAAGTGTTATAATACATGCTGTGGAGGATCCTTTAATCTCAGTTTTCAAGTAAGCTtcttctaaaatcatttttggatccacaatctttttatttttcgcATAAAGGGCAGTGAGACAATTATCCATCAATTGTCGTGCATATTCACCCGCATCTATACCCTTCTTTGCCCAACTAGCCACACCATCAGCCAAACCAATGGTTTGATGATGTTTACAGATAAAATAAGCATCATCTCCCATTGGCTTTGATTTACTCTTCTTTGGTATATAAAAAGATCCAAGATCCATCATCAAACTCCTTTCGGTCAATATCTTCATAACACTTTCGCTCGATTTAATCCTAAGCAATAAACACAttcatataatttgaaaatacatataaaGAACACAACAAGAAAAACATAGgttaaaaaatggaaatcatATTGAGTTCACATTTTAGATATGGAACTTTGAATTTACAATCTTCAAGCAACCCAAATTGCATGTTTTCTTGTTGCATGTAATTAAGATTATAAAttaaaacgaaaataaaaatatgttactTGCTATATGGAattgacaaaaaacaaaaacttccaTACCTTTCCATCATACTTTCGCCCATGGTGTCTTCCATTATCCTCTTTTCAAGATGgttgaaaatgataatgaaagaAAGCTTTCTTAAGGTCTGGCTCACGACAACAAGAAGCAAATACTTTGAAGATGATAAAGGAAAGGTTAGGATGATAAATCTTTCTATTTAAGTAATAGTAACTGAATTTGTTTAGGATGGGACTCTACTACTTTAAGATCATGCTAGATTTAGGAGATTTGAGGATAAGATATGAGATATGTTCTTGACTTAACGTTCCGTGAGTTAAGATATATGTACATGTCCCATGTATAAtg is drawn from Vitis riparia cultivar Riparia Gloire de Montpellier isolate 1030 chromosome 18, EGFV_Vit.rip_1.0, whole genome shotgun sequence and contains these coding sequences:
- the LOC117905886 gene encoding probable protein phosphatase 2C 55, translating into MKILTERSLMMDLGSFYIPKKSKSKPMGDDAYFICKHHQTIGLADGVASWAKKGIDAGEYARQLMDNCLTALYAKNKKIVDPKMILEEAYLKTEIKGSSTACIITLTNEYLHVVNVGDSGIMLFRDGDLIYKSPVQQHRFNSPYQLGKRSDDPSVAEELTIGVKAGDVMVAGTDGLFDNVFASEIEDVIKVVCKKESCLEPEVLARSFAKLALKNSRHKDGDSPYSRAAMIEGYLKNGGKPDDITVVVAHIVPPMEILGF